In one Catenovulum adriaticum genomic region, the following are encoded:
- a CDS encoding mechanosensitive ion channel family protein translates to MFDQDIEKLQKYYDMAIEYLVTYSFQLVGALIIFILFLWLAAKFSGLVKKFLLNKHVDITLSQFLANLLKIAVLAIGIIIALGKIGISITPFVAAIGAISLGAGLALQGMLSNYGAGLAIILTRPFKVGNTITVQDVTGVVQEIRLGNTLLINEEKQDIVIPNKYLIGDILYNSYENKLVDTIVGISYDSDPHKAVAVISRILADFEGIDNNNPAQIGIDEFGDSSINIGVRYWVPTTQFFELKYQINAKIYEQLKANGIKIPFPQREVRILS, encoded by the coding sequence ATGTTCGATCAAGATATTGAAAAATTACAAAAATATTATGACATGGCCATTGAATACCTCGTTACCTACAGCTTTCAATTGGTGGGTGCTCTCATTATCTTTATCCTGTTTTTATGGCTTGCTGCCAAGTTTTCAGGACTGGTAAAGAAGTTCTTATTAAATAAGCATGTTGATATCACCCTAAGTCAGTTTCTGGCTAATCTACTTAAAATTGCAGTTTTAGCGATTGGTATTATTATCGCATTAGGCAAAATAGGTATTAGCATTACCCCTTTTGTTGCCGCAATTGGTGCTATTTCTTTAGGTGCAGGCTTGGCACTGCAAGGCATGTTATCTAATTATGGAGCTGGTTTAGCTATTATTTTAACTCGCCCGTTTAAAGTGGGTAATACCATTACGGTACAAGATGTAACTGGGGTGGTACAGGAAATTCGTTTAGGCAATACCTTGCTGATAAATGAAGAAAAACAAGATATCGTAATCCCAAATAAATATTTAATTGGCGATATTTTATATAACTCTTACGAAAACAAACTTGTAGATACGATTGTCGGGATTAGTTATGACTCAGATCCACACAAAGCGGTAGCAGTAATTTCACGAATATTGGCTGATTTTGAAGGCATTGATAACAATAACCCAGCACAAATAGGGATCGATGAGTTTGGTGATAGTTCGATTAATATTGGGGTACGTTATTGGGTGCCAACCACTCAATTTTTTGAATTAAAATACCAAATTAATGCCAAAATTTATGAGCAGCTCAAAGCAAATGGAATTAAAATTCCATTTCCGCAACGCGAAGTGCGTATTTTGTCTTAA
- the msrP gene encoding protein-methionine-sulfoxide reductase catalytic subunit MsrP, with amino-acid sequence MRIVKSNRAQFKDNQITDESVFNEKRSLLKKLGFVGAGALLSTPAQADILDWFKSDEQKPATKTQTLRDLNFQTQDKSGVKLTPEDKVTSYNNFYEFGTDKKDPKAYADALTTDPWQVKINGLVDKPFKLEYDDLFSQFSLEERVYRLRCVEAWSMVIPWVGFPLASLLKRANVSSKAKYVGFKTLYRPDEMRGQTSRFIGGSIPFPYTEGLRLDEAMNPLAFLAVGLYGKNLPNQNGAPIRLVVPWKYGFKSIKSITEITLTDKQPDTTWNLSAPSEYGFYANVNPNVDHPRWSQASERLITDGGLFNQERIKTLPFNGYGEQVASLYKGMNLKRYF; translated from the coding sequence ATGAGAATTGTAAAATCTAATCGCGCACAATTTAAAGATAATCAAATTACCGACGAATCTGTGTTCAATGAAAAACGCAGCTTGTTAAAAAAGCTTGGTTTTGTTGGCGCAGGCGCACTGTTAAGCACGCCAGCACAAGCTGATATTTTAGATTGGTTTAAATCTGACGAGCAAAAGCCAGCCACAAAAACTCAAACGTTACGAGACTTAAATTTTCAAACCCAAGATAAATCAGGCGTTAAACTGACTCCAGAAGATAAAGTGACTAGCTATAATAATTTTTATGAATTTGGCACGGACAAAAAAGATCCTAAAGCATACGCCGATGCACTCACTACCGACCCTTGGCAAGTTAAAATAAATGGGCTGGTCGATAAACCATTCAAGCTAGAATATGACGACTTATTTTCACAATTTAGTTTAGAGGAGCGTGTATACCGGCTGCGTTGTGTCGAAGCTTGGTCAATGGTGATTCCTTGGGTTGGGTTTCCATTAGCTAGTTTATTAAAACGAGCTAATGTGAGTTCAAAAGCGAAATACGTAGGCTTTAAAACCCTGTACCGCCCAGATGAAATGCGCGGCCAAACCAGTCGATTTATTGGTGGATCAATTCCATTTCCATATACCGAAGGCCTACGTTTAGATGAAGCTATGAACCCGCTCGCATTTTTAGCTGTCGGTTTGTACGGCAAAAATTTACCGAATCAAAACGGTGCCCCTATTCGTTTAGTCGTACCATGGAAGTATGGCTTTAAAAGCATAAAAAGTATTACCGAAATCACTTTAACTGACAAACAACCAGATACAACTTGGAATTTATCAGCCCCAAGTGAATATGGTTTTTATGCGAACGTAAACCCAAATGTTGATCACCCAAGGTGGAGTCAAGCTAGTGAACGTTTAATTACCGACGGAGGGTTATTTAATCAAGAGCGAATTAAAACATTACCTTTTAACGGATATGGTGAACAAGTTGCCAGTTTATATAAGGGCATGAATTTAAAGCGCTACTTTTAA
- a CDS encoding LacI family DNA-binding transcriptional regulator, whose amino-acid sequence MKYKATSFDIAYKAGVSQSTVSRALRNSPLVNEETRHKIHAIAKELNYKVDKNASNLRSQHTGTLALLLFEDPTMDDSLINPFFLSMLGSITRAAAKKGYDLLISFQQLSDDWHADYEDASKADGIILLGYGDYLDYEEKLEKLYEQGTHFVRYGSVAENQPGVSFGCDNYQGGYMATQHLIKLGRKDFIFLGGASDNSPEFRARYQGYCQALKEAGLRIRDNAQLDAISTEESGYQAAQQAFEQKIKFDAVICASDLIAIGGIRAIKAHGLTIPTDVSIVGFDDIPIAHFANPPLTTIQQNTRLAGEMLVDALINLIHNLEVKASLTPATLIVRESCGSEQT is encoded by the coding sequence ATGAAATACAAAGCGACTTCGTTTGATATTGCTTATAAAGCTGGGGTTTCGCAATCAACAGTCTCTAGGGCTTTGCGTAATAGCCCGTTGGTAAATGAAGAAACGCGGCATAAAATTCATGCTATCGCTAAAGAGCTTAATTATAAAGTAGATAAAAATGCGAGTAACTTGCGCTCGCAGCATACGGGTACGTTGGCGTTGTTGCTATTTGAAGATCCAACAATGGATGATTCTTTAATTAACCCTTTCTTTCTATCTATGCTTGGTAGTATTACCCGCGCTGCGGCTAAAAAAGGTTATGATTTATTAATTTCATTTCAACAGCTTAGCGATGACTGGCATGCTGATTATGAAGATGCTTCAAAAGCCGACGGCATTATTTTACTGGGTTACGGCGATTACCTAGATTATGAAGAAAAGCTAGAAAAACTATATGAACAAGGCACACATTTTGTGCGCTATGGTTCAGTAGCTGAAAACCAACCTGGTGTTTCATTTGGCTGCGATAATTACCAAGGCGGTTATATGGCCACCCAGCATCTGATAAAACTGGGGCGCAAAGACTTTATATTTTTAGGTGGCGCTTCAGATAATAGCCCTGAATTTAGAGCTCGTTATCAGGGGTATTGCCAAGCGTTAAAAGAAGCAGGCTTACGTATTCGAGATAACGCACAATTAGATGCTATATCCACAGAAGAATCTGGCTATCAAGCAGCTCAGCAAGCGTTTGAGCAAAAAATAAAATTTGATGCAGTTATTTGCGCATCGGATTTAATTGCGATTGGCGGAATACGAGCGATAAAAGCCCATGGATTAACAATTCCTACCGATGTTTCTATTGTTGGCTTTGATGATATTCCAATTGCGCATTTTGCCAACCCACCATTAACTACCATCCAACAAAATACCCGCTTAGCTGGTGAAATGTTGGTTGATGCTTTGATTAATTTAATTCATAACTTAGAAGTTAAAGCCAGCTTAACGCCAGCTACTTTAATTGTTAGAGAGTCCTGCGGTAGCGAACAAACCTAA
- the msrQ gene encoding protein-methionine-sulfoxide reductase heme-binding subunit MsrQ, whose product MTKQHLLWWVKAVIHLLALTPITLNYYWSITDQNGADPVKAIIHFTGIGALNLLIITLMVSLIAKYFKKAWFMQTRRLIGLYCFFYAATHVLNFWWFELNFQFTLFIEELVKRPYIWLGMSGFVILFVLAVTSPFFAKRKLGKNWQLVHNWIYPASLLVWIHFYWSRKADITEPLIYLLIILSLLWFKRDKIGRWLKPNTRT is encoded by the coding sequence ATGACCAAACAACACTTATTGTGGTGGGTTAAAGCTGTTATTCATTTATTAGCTTTAACCCCTATCACGCTTAACTATTACTGGTCTATCACAGATCAAAATGGCGCAGATCCGGTAAAAGCGATCATTCATTTTACGGGGATAGGTGCACTCAATTTATTAATCATAACTCTCATGGTGTCATTGATAGCCAAATATTTTAAAAAAGCATGGTTCATGCAAACCAGACGTTTAATTGGCCTATATTGCTTTTTTTATGCAGCTACTCATGTACTCAATTTTTGGTGGTTTGAGCTTAATTTTCAGTTTACTTTATTTATTGAGGAATTAGTTAAAAGGCCTTATATATGGCTGGGTATGTCGGGGTTTGTCATTTTATTCGTTCTTGCCGTCACCTCTCCATTTTTTGCGAAACGTAAATTAGGCAAAAATTGGCAACTCGTCCACAACTGGATTTATCCTGCCAGCCTTTTAGTTTGGATTCACTTTTACTGGTCACGCAAAGCCGATATTACCGAACCCTTAATTTATTTATTAATCATACTCAGTTTGCTTTGGTTTAAACGAGATAAAATTGGCCGTTGGTTAAAACCCAATACTAGAACCTAG
- a CDS encoding zinc ribbon domain-containing protein YjdM, with the protein MSSETPNCPKCESEYVYPDQNLLICPECAYEWDPNEPEVDEDAISLKDVNGNPLAEGDKVTVVKDLKVKGSSSVIKIGTKATIKRFLSGDHDIDCKVDGAGDMLLKTSVVKKA; encoded by the coding sequence ATGAGTAGCGAAACCCCAAATTGCCCAAAATGCGAATCTGAATATGTTTACCCAGATCAAAATTTACTAATTTGTCCTGAATGTGCCTACGAATGGGATCCAAATGAACCAGAAGTTGACGAAGATGCGATTAGCTTAAAAGATGTAAACGGCAATCCATTAGCAGAAGGGGATAAAGTGACCGTGGTAAAAGATTTAAAAGTAAAAGGGAGCTCGAGTGTCATTAAAATTGGTACCAAAGCAACTATCAAAAGGTTTTTAAGTGGCGATCATGATATTGACTGTAAAGTAGATGGTGCCGGCGACATGTTATTAAAAACCAGTGTGGTTAAAAAAGCTTAA
- the tadA gene encoding tRNA adenosine(34) deaminase TadA, translating into MKNTETDKYWMAQAIELAKQAEAENEIPVAAIVVKDNKLVASAYNQSIQLHDASAHAEILAIRKAGQALNNYRLVDCDLYVTLEPCPMCAGLLVHSRIKRLIYGASDAKTGACGSILNLVNHPQLNHQIDTTAGILSDVASAQLSAFFKRRRAEIKQQKKALKAQMLEK; encoded by the coding sequence ATGAAAAATACAGAAACTGATAAATACTGGATGGCGCAGGCAATTGAGTTAGCAAAACAGGCTGAAGCTGAAAATGAAATTCCAGTTGCTGCAATTGTAGTGAAAGATAACAAACTGGTTGCTAGCGCTTATAATCAATCAATTCAGCTGCATGATGCTTCTGCGCATGCAGAGATTTTGGCCATTCGAAAAGCTGGGCAGGCGCTTAACAACTATCGATTGGTCGATTGTGATTTGTATGTCACGTTAGAGCCTTGTCCTATGTGCGCAGGGTTATTGGTTCATAGCCGAATTAAACGTTTAATTTACGGCGCGAGTGATGCCAAAACAGGTGCTTGTGGGTCTATTTTAAATTTAGTAAACCATCCACAGTTAAATCATCAAATTGATACGACTGCGGGTATATTAAGCGATGTCGCGAGTGCTCAACTATCTGCTTTTTTTAAACGCAGACGAGCTGAAATTAAACAGCAAAAAAAAGCACTTAAAGCCCAAATGCTTGAAAAATAA
- the dsbC gene encoding bifunctional protein-disulfide isomerase/oxidoreductase DsbC — MFKKSMLKKTAFIISSVVMTFSAVAKPNEAAISQSVQGQLGLSVQEISSSPVEGIASVLTDRGLFYVTDDGQYLFHGNLFNINEGMKNETEAKMTEMRSDEMAKFKDDAIVYKAKNEKYSINVFTDITCGYCRKMHNEIQGYNDLGITVRYLAFPRGGLNSQSYNDMVSVWCAKDGQKALTDAKMSNKVIAKTCENNVAEQYKLGGKVGVTGTPAVVLDNGMLVPGYRPPADMLKVLQGS; from the coding sequence ATGTTTAAAAAAAGCATGTTGAAAAAAACAGCATTTATTATTTCATCAGTCGTAATGACATTTTCTGCGGTCGCTAAACCAAATGAAGCGGCCATTAGCCAATCAGTGCAAGGTCAGCTTGGTTTATCCGTGCAAGAAATCAGTTCATCTCCGGTGGAAGGTATTGCCAGTGTGTTAACTGATCGTGGCCTTTTTTATGTAACAGACGATGGTCAGTATTTATTTCATGGCAATTTATTTAATATTAATGAAGGCATGAAAAACGAAACTGAAGCTAAGATGACAGAGATGCGAAGCGATGAGATGGCTAAATTTAAAGACGATGCCATCGTATATAAAGCAAAAAATGAAAAATATAGCATTAATGTTTTTACTGATATTACCTGTGGTTATTGCCGAAAAATGCACAACGAAATCCAAGGTTATAATGATTTAGGTATAACAGTACGTTACTTAGCCTTCCCACGTGGTGGTTTAAACAGCCAATCATATAACGATATGGTGAGCGTTTGGTGTGCAAAAGATGGGCAGAAAGCATTAACAGATGCAAAAATGAGCAATAAAGTTATTGCCAAAACCTGTGAAAATAATGTAGCCGAGCAATATAAACTGGGTGGAAAAGTGGGTGTTACAGGGACACCAGCGGTTGTTTTAGACAATGGTATGTTGGTGCCAGGTTATCGTCCGCCAGCAGATATGCTTAAAGTATTGCAAGGTAGTTAA
- the recJ gene encoding single-stranded-DNA-specific exonuclease RecJ: MQIVRRTAELTDQLPQNLHPLLRDVLLKRQVTNATQLDLTVKQLAKPVLADIDVAVELLHQAILLDKNILIVGDFDADGATSTALTYSALKQVGAKKIDFLVPNRFDFGYGLSEPLVDIAQQMNAELIITVDNGIACLAGVAKAKALGISVIVTDHHLPGPNLPNADAIINPNRADCPFPSKNIAGVGVAFYLMLALRAHLRQQNYFSQYQIAEPNFAELLDLVALGTVADVVPLDNINRILVQQGINRIRQGYCRPGIRALLDISQKDHKQLVSSDFGFALGPRLNAAGRLDDMSLGISCLLAPDYTHAMHLASRLDELNKERRSIEASMQTEALKTMEQVHFEKIPAGICLFQDDWHQGVIGILAGRIKERFHRPVVIFAEDNDDVLKGSCRSITGFHIRDALEAIDSQYPGIIIKFGGHAMAAGLSIHKSKFEQFKQAFELIIDERIQPHLLTNTILSDGELQAQDLTVEVADLLKKAMPWGQCFDSPVFDDIFTVAQEKLLQEKHLKLVLIHQSGIAVDAIWFNYNPKYWKLGKNTQMHAAFQLDVNHFRGKSQVQLILQAGLELA, translated from the coding sequence ATGCAAATAGTTCGGCGAACGGCTGAATTAACTGATCAATTACCACAAAATCTACATCCTTTACTACGTGATGTTTTACTCAAACGCCAAGTAACGAATGCCACGCAATTAGACTTAACGGTTAAGCAGCTTGCTAAACCTGTGTTAGCCGACATTGACGTGGCAGTTGAACTATTGCATCAAGCTATTTTGCTAGATAAAAATATACTGATAGTGGGAGATTTTGATGCAGATGGCGCAACTAGCACCGCATTAACCTACAGCGCGCTTAAACAAGTCGGTGCTAAAAAAATTGATTTTTTGGTACCGAATCGATTTGATTTTGGTTATGGGTTATCTGAACCTTTAGTTGATATTGCTCAGCAGATGAATGCTGAGCTTATTATTACCGTTGATAATGGCATTGCTTGTTTGGCGGGGGTGGCTAAAGCAAAAGCACTCGGTATTTCTGTTATTGTGACTGATCATCATTTGCCTGGTCCAAACTTACCTAATGCTGATGCTATTATTAATCCAAATCGGGCTGATTGTCCGTTTCCCAGCAAAAATATTGCCGGTGTGGGGGTTGCGTTTTATTTAATGCTCGCGCTAAGGGCGCATTTACGTCAACAAAACTATTTTAGTCAATACCAAATAGCCGAGCCTAATTTTGCTGAATTACTCGATTTAGTTGCTTTAGGTACTGTGGCTGATGTAGTACCACTTGATAACATTAACCGAATTTTAGTTCAGCAAGGCATTAACCGAATTCGCCAAGGTTATTGCAGGCCGGGCATTAGAGCGTTATTAGATATTAGCCAAAAAGATCATAAGCAATTAGTGTCGTCTGATTTTGGTTTTGCACTTGGCCCTAGGTTAAATGCCGCTGGTCGGCTAGATGATATGAGTTTAGGGATAAGCTGTTTATTAGCGCCTGATTATACTCATGCCATGCATTTAGCGAGTCGTTTAGATGAACTCAACAAAGAGCGTCGTTCGATTGAAGCCAGCATGCAAACCGAAGCATTAAAAACCATGGAGCAAGTTCATTTTGAAAAAATTCCAGCAGGGATTTGTTTATTTCAGGATGATTGGCACCAAGGGGTTATTGGCATTTTAGCTGGCCGAATTAAAGAAAGGTTTCATCGGCCTGTGGTTATTTTTGCCGAAGATAATGATGATGTGTTAAAAGGCTCTTGCCGTTCGATTACCGGCTTTCATATTCGAGATGCACTTGAAGCGATTGATTCACAGTATCCGGGGATCATTATTAAATTTGGTGGCCATGCAATGGCAGCGGGCTTATCAATTCATAAATCTAAATTTGAGCAATTTAAACAAGCTTTTGAATTGATTATTGATGAACGTATTCAACCACATTTACTAACGAATACCATTTTATCAGACGGAGAATTGCAAGCTCAGGATTTAACCGTAGAAGTGGCAGACTTGCTTAAAAAAGCCATGCCTTGGGGGCAGTGTTTTGACTCACCAGTATTTGATGATATTTTCACCGTAGCCCAAGAAAAACTGCTGCAAGAAAAACACTTAAAATTGGTGTTAATTCATCAGTCAGGTATTGCAGTTGATGCAATTTGGTTTAACTATAACCCAAAATATTGGAAACTAGGTAAAAATACCCAAATGCACGCTGCGTTTCAGCTGGATGTTAATCATTTTAGAGGCAAGTCGCAGGTGCAACTTATTTTACAAGCTGGACTTGAGCTTGCTTAA
- the cysZ gene encoding sulfate transporter CysZ, which produces MSAGIRCFLDGFSLINQKGIRRFVYIPILINFVLFSITFWWLLGQTSAISNWVMNWLPEWLSWLTALILPFMIVGFFVLFIFLFTSLANFIAAPFHGLLASKVEKMLAPALAKKADVEFKLSAEISRTLKREWQKLAYYIPRAIGYFVLFLILPVGGQIIWFLFIAWMMAIQYCDYPFDNHQVSFSQMREQLWRKKSATFGFGIIVSLFSMIPIINLIVMPVAVCGATKLWVERLHKD; this is translated from the coding sequence ATGAGCGCCGGCATTCGATGCTTTTTAGATGGTTTTTCGTTGATAAACCAAAAAGGGATCAGACGTTTTGTTTACATCCCTATTTTAATTAACTTTGTATTATTTAGTATCACCTTTTGGTGGTTACTAGGACAAACCAGTGCTATTTCTAATTGGGTGATGAACTGGCTGCCCGAATGGCTGTCGTGGTTAACCGCCTTAATTTTGCCTTTTATGATTGTGGGCTTTTTCGTTTTATTTATATTTTTATTCACCAGCTTAGCAAATTTTATTGCTGCGCCATTTCATGGTTTACTGGCCAGTAAAGTAGAAAAAATGCTGGCACCGGCACTCGCAAAAAAAGCAGATGTTGAGTTTAAGTTAAGCGCCGAAATTTCACGCACACTCAAACGAGAATGGCAAAAATTAGCTTATTATATACCTAGAGCGATTGGTTATTTTGTTTTGTTTTTAATTCTGCCAGTTGGTGGGCAAATTATTTGGTTTTTATTTATTGCTTGGATGATGGCAATTCAATACTGTGACTATCCGTTCGATAACCACCAAGTAAGCTTTAGTCAAATGCGTGAACAGTTGTGGCGCAAAAAGTCTGCAACATTTGGCTTTGGTATCATCGTTAGTTTGTTTTCGATGATCCCAATTATTAACTTAATTGTGATGCCTGTTGCGGTTTGCGGCGCCACCAAACTCTGGGTCGAAAGACTGCATAAAGACTAA